In the Arthrobacter sp. 31Y genome, one interval contains:
- a CDS encoding purine-cytosine permease family protein has product MSYANYVMPEARRAPRWSLTMAWWALFSAMFWIYVAVASANAVGTVNTIIGMILTIASYGIINLVLSRYAARTGLTVELLSRTLFGIVGSALASLIFAATAIYYAVFEGSIIAVAFQKFFGGEITMWYAIVVIYALPLVAGGVQNWLDRLNGWLLPLYFAGLVAVVVAATALRGFPVSFPEGVADGPIPGWLTSYLIYMGVWIMMMYTFDYARMARKKDEKFHGRITFGWVFYAFTFGVNGLVGIYIMSAWGLAGTETGVVDAFISSLGIFGVLVIFISQTRINTANYYLASSNLDAFATRVFRLALPRWVWVIVAGAIAYLLMLTNVLSYLLKALAWQGVFVTAWVAIALVYIALNRKNVNEVPEIRRDRLRAFSPGTVAWLLASGTGILLTEQTAVPVLAQLAPLITVALAAAGYLVAYRLQKPPAMDISEDVHVDEEQLV; this is encoded by the coding sequence TTGTCCTACGCAAATTACGTCATGCCCGAAGCACGCCGTGCTCCGCGCTGGTCCCTGACCATGGCCTGGTGGGCCTTGTTCTCTGCCATGTTCTGGATCTACGTGGCTGTGGCTTCCGCCAACGCAGTTGGCACCGTCAACACCATCATCGGCATGATCCTGACCATCGCCAGCTACGGCATCATCAACCTGGTCCTCTCCCGCTACGCCGCGCGGACAGGGCTCACCGTCGAGCTCTTGTCCCGGACCCTGTTCGGAATCGTCGGATCCGCGCTCGCATCCCTGATCTTCGCGGCCACGGCCATCTACTACGCCGTGTTCGAAGGGTCCATCATCGCGGTGGCATTCCAGAAATTCTTCGGCGGCGAAATCACCATGTGGTACGCCATCGTGGTGATTTACGCCCTGCCGCTGGTTGCTGGTGGAGTGCAGAACTGGCTCGATCGCCTCAACGGCTGGTTGCTGCCTTTGTACTTCGCAGGGCTGGTGGCCGTCGTGGTCGCCGCCACTGCCCTCCGCGGTTTCCCGGTCAGCTTTCCCGAGGGCGTCGCCGACGGTCCCATCCCGGGCTGGCTGACCTCCTACCTCATCTACATGGGCGTGTGGATCATGATGATGTACACGTTCGACTACGCCCGAATGGCCCGCAAAAAGGACGAGAAATTCCATGGCCGGATCACCTTTGGCTGGGTCTTCTACGCCTTCACCTTCGGTGTCAATGGCTTGGTGGGCATCTACATTATGAGTGCCTGGGGACTGGCCGGCACAGAGACCGGGGTAGTGGACGCATTCATCTCCTCGTTGGGAATCTTCGGCGTGCTGGTGATCTTCATCTCGCAAACCCGCATCAACACGGCCAACTACTACTTGGCGTCGTCCAACTTGGACGCTTTCGCCACCAGGGTGTTCCGGTTGGCGTTGCCGCGTTGGGTCTGGGTGATCGTGGCTGGAGCCATTGCCTACCTGCTGATGCTGACCAACGTGCTCTCTTATCTGCTCAAGGCGTTGGCCTGGCAGGGCGTCTTCGTCACCGCGTGGGTGGCCATCGCTTTGGTCTATATTGCGTTGAACCGCAAGAACGTCAACGAGGTCCCGGAGATCCGCCGCGACCGGCTGAGGGCCTTCAGCCCGGGGACGGTGGCGTGGCTGCTGGCATCAGGTACCGGCATCCTGCTCACCGAGCAGACGGCTGTCCCGGTCCTTGCCCAACTTGCGCCACTGATCACAGTGGCCCTCGCCGCCGCCGGCTATTTGGTGGCCTATCGGCTGCAGAAACCGCCTGCCATGGACATCTCGGAGGACGTCCACGTGGATGAGGAGCAACTCGTCTAG
- a CDS encoding PucR family transcriptional regulator produces MRISDLVDDPDLKISLRVPGSHGRLARPITWCAPTEHMDPTPFLSVNALVLTNGMGLNVKDYRIWEAYVERLLAVPVSGLVFGLGAAHSELPAGLVEACEAHGLPLLELPPEVPFVLVMRHVEHVIATDRYEELRSGWELADECTRLAAEGRSLATVLERVATFVHARVTLVDDVGFELIGAGDAAGGTARTTLRIPSGESQRFRLMIEGIKSTVVLQPILGPVAAVIAMQLSYTLGSRSPLHSREAARFMEALYEDRSITPAQLKRLAVDTGFVPEETWGSVLIGASKDIPRLKLRAIAWRARVGLEANFGIVRFMEEKGLTTLLVQQKRGTSGLLAMVRDLFKDAPELAVVVTESSTLNELPLALSLARRHVGTPGVRTAPLADLTGIVQGLPSAGLVAMSQRLLAPLESEGGTALRETLDSYLRHSGSSREICDELFIHRNTLTYRMRKIEDALGLDLSDGEVRATCLLALSIVAAHA; encoded by the coding sequence ATGCGTATTTCGGACTTGGTGGATGACCCTGACCTGAAGATTTCCCTGCGGGTGCCCGGAAGTCATGGCCGCTTGGCGAGGCCCATCACCTGGTGCGCCCCCACAGAACACATGGACCCCACCCCGTTCCTCAGCGTCAATGCCCTGGTACTGACCAACGGCATGGGCCTCAATGTGAAGGACTACCGGATTTGGGAAGCGTACGTGGAGCGCCTCCTGGCCGTGCCGGTCTCGGGGCTGGTGTTCGGGTTGGGGGCTGCACACAGCGAGCTTCCTGCCGGTTTGGTGGAAGCCTGCGAAGCGCACGGACTTCCCCTGTTGGAGCTGCCACCCGAGGTACCGTTCGTGCTGGTCATGCGCCACGTGGAACACGTCATCGCCACCGACCGGTATGAGGAGCTGCGGTCCGGCTGGGAACTGGCGGACGAGTGCACCCGGCTCGCCGCCGAGGGGCGCTCGCTGGCCACCGTCCTGGAGCGCGTTGCCACGTTCGTTCACGCACGGGTGACATTGGTGGATGACGTCGGCTTCGAACTTATCGGGGCAGGAGACGCCGCCGGAGGTACTGCGCGAACAACCCTGCGCATTCCCAGCGGCGAATCACAGCGTTTCCGGCTCATGATTGAGGGCATCAAAAGCACGGTGGTGCTGCAGCCCATCCTGGGTCCCGTAGCCGCAGTGATCGCCATGCAACTCAGTTACACCCTGGGTTCCCGTTCGCCCTTGCACTCACGTGAGGCCGCACGTTTCATGGAGGCGCTCTACGAGGACCGCAGCATCACGCCCGCGCAGTTGAAACGCTTGGCGGTGGACACCGGGTTCGTCCCGGAGGAGACCTGGGGGTCGGTACTGATCGGCGCTTCCAAGGACATCCCGCGGTTGAAACTCCGTGCCATCGCGTGGCGGGCCAGGGTGGGGTTGGAGGCCAACTTCGGCATCGTCAGATTCATGGAGGAGAAGGGCCTCACCACCTTGCTGGTGCAGCAAAAGCGGGGAACGTCCGGGCTGTTGGCCATGGTCCGGGACCTCTTCAAGGATGCTCCGGAACTGGCTGTGGTGGTCACCGAGTCCAGCACCCTGAACGAACTGCCTCTGGCATTGAGCCTGGCCAGGCGGCACGTGGGTACACCCGGCGTGCGGACGGCTCCGCTCGCCGACCTGACCGGGATTGTCCAAGGGCTCCCGAGCGCTGGGTTGGTGGCCATGTCGCAACGCCTGCTGGCACCCTTGGAGTCCGAGGGCGGCACCGCACTGCGGGAGACACTCGACTCGTACTTGAGGCACAGCGGCAGTTCCAGGGAGATTTGTGATGAGCTCTTCATCCACAGGAACACGCTGACGTATCGGATGCGCAAGATTGAGGATGCCTTGGGGCTGGACCTGTCCGACGGCGAAGTCCGCGCCACGTGCCTGCTCGCCCTGAGTATCGTTGCGGCGCACGCCTGA
- a CDS encoding acetyl-CoA carboxylase, whose product MGTIVSPLPGIFYRKPGPGKPPFANEGDTIEVGQTLGIVEIMKQFTEIQSDVAGVLESFEVAEGDKVNPGDPIVVVREG is encoded by the coding sequence ATGGGAACCATCGTCTCCCCGCTCCCCGGCATCTTTTACCGCAAGCCCGGCCCAGGCAAGCCGCCGTTCGCCAATGAAGGCGACACGATCGAGGTCGGACAGACCTTGGGCATCGTGGAAATCATGAAGCAATTCACCGAAATCCAGTCCGACGTTGCGGGCGTCCTCGAATCGTTCGAGGTAGCCGAGGGCGACAAGGTCAACCCGGGCGACCCCATCGTCGTCGTACGCGAAGGATAG
- the pxpA gene encoding 5-oxoprolinase subunit PxpA, whose amino-acid sequence MQTNVTPNTSASNTSASSAAKTVLLNSDMGEGVGLHEFGNDEQLMRIIDVANVACGYHAGDPDVMNRTVELAAEHGVAVGAHPGLPDPVGFGRRRMVLRPEEVESIILYQTGALTAFLAKHGLALNHIKPHGALYGMLAGDEDLMAAAAGTAKLFGVPFFGLAGTAHESVCRAMGVEFIPELYVDLNYGPAGELLIQRRPEPTNPEAAANRVQKALDGGPVLAVDGTELDITFGSICVHSDAPNSVAVASAVRAVLDAR is encoded by the coding sequence ATGCAAACGAATGTGACCCCCAACACCTCTGCGTCCAACACCTCTGCTTCCAGCGCCGCGAAGACCGTGTTGTTGAACTCGGACATGGGCGAAGGCGTGGGCCTTCACGAATTCGGCAATGACGAGCAGCTGATGCGCATCATTGATGTGGCCAACGTTGCCTGCGGGTACCACGCCGGCGATCCCGATGTCATGAACCGGACCGTGGAGCTTGCCGCCGAACACGGAGTGGCCGTCGGCGCCCACCCCGGCCTCCCGGATCCCGTGGGCTTCGGCCGCCGCCGCATGGTGCTGCGTCCGGAAGAAGTCGAGTCCATCATCCTCTACCAAACCGGCGCACTGACTGCCTTCCTGGCCAAGCATGGCCTGGCCCTGAACCACATCAAACCGCACGGCGCGCTGTACGGGATGCTGGCGGGCGACGAGGATCTCATGGCCGCGGCTGCAGGCACTGCCAAGCTGTTCGGCGTCCCGTTCTTCGGCCTTGCAGGGACAGCGCATGAGTCCGTGTGCAGGGCCATGGGCGTGGAGTTCATCCCCGAGTTGTACGTGGACCTCAACTACGGTCCGGCCGGTGAGCTGTTGATCCAGCGCCGCCCCGAACCCACCAACCCGGAGGCAGCAGCCAACCGTGTACAGAAAGCGCTCGACGGCGGTCCCGTCCTTGCCGTGGACGGCACCGAACTGGACATCACCTTCGGCAGCATCTGCGTCCACTCGGACGCACCCAACTCCGTTGCGGTGGCTTCGGCTGTCCGAGCCGTCCTCGACGCCCGCTGA